The Thalassotalea sp. HSM 43 genome window below encodes:
- the accA gene encoding acetyl-CoA carboxylase carboxyl transferase subunit alpha, with protein MSLNFLDFEQPIAELEAKIEELQLVNQGQELDLDLEAEIAQLRKKSEELTKKVFADLDPWQVSRIARHPGRPYTQDYIDRIFTDFDELAGDRAYANDAAIISGTARLDGRPVVVIGHQKGRATAEKVRRNFAMPRPEGYRKALRIMEMAERFNMPIITFIDTPGAYPGIGAEERGQSEAIARNLKVMSRLNVPIICSVIGEGGSGGALAIGVGDRVNMLQYSTYSVISPEGCASILWKTAEKAPLAAEAMGVTADRIKSLGLIDNIIAEPLGGAHRDYDLMANQLKQALKKDLSDIDDQDADKLIENRYQRLMNYGYC; from the coding sequence ATGTCACTCAATTTTTTGGATTTTGAGCAACCAATTGCAGAATTAGAAGCAAAAATAGAAGAGCTGCAATTAGTAAACCAGGGGCAAGAACTTGACCTGGATCTTGAAGCTGAGATTGCGCAATTGCGTAAGAAAAGCGAAGAGCTGACCAAGAAAGTCTTTGCTGACCTTGACCCTTGGCAGGTATCTCGCATTGCCCGTCACCCAGGACGTCCTTATACTCAGGATTACATCGATCGTATTTTTACTGATTTTGATGAATTGGCTGGTGATCGTGCTTATGCAAATGATGCTGCGATTATTTCTGGTACAGCACGATTAGATGGCCGTCCAGTTGTGGTTATTGGTCATCAGAAAGGCCGTGCAACAGCTGAGAAGGTGCGTCGTAACTTTGCCATGCCTCGACCTGAAGGTTATCGTAAAGCATTGCGCATCATGGAAATGGCTGAGCGTTTTAACATGCCAATCATTACCTTTATTGACACCCCAGGTGCATACCCAGGTATCGGTGCAGAAGAGCGCGGACAGTCAGAAGCGATTGCCCGTAACTTAAAAGTAATGTCGCGTTTGAACGTACCTATCATTTGTAGCGTTATCGGTGAAGGTGGTTCAGGTGGTGCATTAGCGATTGGTGTCGGTGACCGTGTCAATATGTTGCAGTATTCAACTTACTCGGTTATTTCACCAGAAGGTTGTGCTTCTATTTTGTGGAAAACCGCAGAAAAAGCCCCGTTAGCTGCTGAAGCCATGGGTGTTACTGCCGATCGTATTAAAAGCTTAGGCTTGATTGATAACATTATTGCCGAGCCGTTAGGTGGCGCGCACCGTGATTACGACTTAATGGCCAATCAATTAAAACAAGCGCTTAAGAAAGACTTAAGTGATATTGATGATCAAG